TGGTAAGCCATTTTGCCAATGTTTTATTGCGTTCAATCTCGTTTAATATCGTTGTATAGATAACGTTATCTAAAAGATCAGAGACATTGAGGTTGATGCTAATATGTACTTTGTATTTTTTTATGGCATTAAAAACAATTTCAATGACCCTTTTGGTTAAGTCATTATACACATTTGTATATGCGATCGGGGTCAAAAATCTATTTGGCGGAACAATGTTGCCATTTTGATCAAACATTCGTGCCAATGCTTCAAATTTTACTATTTTATCTGTATATAAATCTCTAATTGGTTGATAATGACAAATGATTCTATTTTCTTCTAGAGCTTCTTTAACACTGTTGATATTGATATCTTGGAAATTGCCCTTTTGTGTTGAAACAGTTCCATCGATAACCTGGTTTCTTCCCTGTCTTTTAGCGATATAAAGCATTTCATCTGCATATTTGATAGCTTCTATCGGATTTTTAAAATGTTCTGGATGGAGGTTGACTCCTACGGAGATTGTTATTTTAATATGATGGTTATTGTAGATGAAATCTTTTATTTCTATAATTTTCCTGATACGGTTTGCTATATCGATTGCTATATTGGAATTTTTATTTTCTCTATGAATGAAGAGCAAAAACTCTTCCCCGCCATATCGGATTAAATAGTCCTCTTCACGAATATTTTTTTTCATCAAATTGGCAACTTCTTGTAAAATGAAGTCTCCAGCTTTATGACCATAAACATCATTGATTTTCTTGAAATGGTCGACATCAAGCATAAGAATTTGGTACCGATCGGGTTGAAAACTAGTGAGAAATGTTCGTAGGAACTTACGGTTGTAAATTTGAGTGAGAGGATCTAAAAAACTTTCTTTTTTGGTTTTGATATTGATATATGTTTGCCAAAGAACAATCATAAGTAGAAGAGCAATAGAGAGAAAAATGTAATAGAAAATATTTTTTATAGGCTGTATAACAGTATTGACTGTTTTGGGTAGATTGGTAGAAAAATCGATTGCAATAATTGCTTGCGTTTTTCCATGGTACTGAATAGGTTTGAGATAGGTACCCCATAGTGTTCCTATATCAAATTCTGAAATAATCTCTTCTGTATTACTATCATATACTTTGTTCCAACGTTTTTTATCAACATTCAATGGTGCGTCAAACTCACCTCTGTCACTTTTGCTCCCATCCAAAAGATACCTATATTTACCCTTTTTGTCTCTATAGAGCACATAGACATATTTAAATGTAGGA
The Nitratiruptor sp. SB155-2 genome window above contains:
- a CDS encoding EAL domain-containing protein — protein: MKNYKYVYFLLITIILISITYLFFTVSYANRHFLTNIENIFTQQAKYFANNIEDLIKKEIPNNLYPTLQKNPQLRKNLQEALSLLITPTFKYVYVLYRDKKGKYRYLLDGSKSDRGEFDAPLNVDKKRWNKVYDSNTEEIISEFDIGTLWGTYLKPIQYHGKTQAIIAIDFSTNLPKTVNTVIQPIKNIFYYIFLSIALLLMIVLWQTYINIKTKKESFLDPLTQIYNRKFLRTFLTSFQPDRYQILMLDVDHFKKINDVYGHKAGDFILQEVANLMKKNIREEDYLIRYGGEEFLLFIHRENKNSNIAIDIANRIRKIIEIKDFIYNNHHIKITISVGVNLHPEHFKNPIEAIKYADEMLYIAKRQGRNQVIDGTVSTQKGNFQDININSVKEALEENRIICHYQPIRDLYTDKIVKFEALARMFDQNGNIVPPNRFLTPIAYTNVYNDLTKRVIEIVFNAIKKYKVHISINLNVSDLLDNVIYTTILNEIERNKTLAKWLTIELLEYESSHMEQLKQRLNKIKTYGIEVAIDDFGSGYSNFTIFQHLPIDILKIDGELIKNLEQSRISYTITKSIALFANELNIKTVAEFIHNQKTLELVQRLGIRYGQGFYLGKPETLEFYIKN